The Lycium barbarum isolate Lr01 chromosome 10, ASM1917538v2, whole genome shotgun sequence genome includes a region encoding these proteins:
- the LOC132612714 gene encoding uncharacterized protein LOC132612714: MSQNSGIADENVICNCGNSCNVRTSRTVNNPGRRFFGCKMPKDKGGCGYFKWIDPSPEVELLKEKLKEVEEERDTLKYKMKELGGKYDSLKQKLKEIKEERDCAKAKFNRLVVVVLCFLLAKIIVG; the protein is encoded by the exons ATGTCACAAAATTCAGGGATTGCAGATGAAAATGTTATTTGTAATTGTGGTAATTCTTGTAATGTAAGAACTTCGAGAACAGTTAACAACCCAGGTCGTAGATTCTTTGGTTGCAAGATGCCAAAA GATAAAGGTGGATGTGGCTATTTTAAATGGATTGATCCATCTCCAGAGGTTGAGCTTTTGAAGGAGAAGCTTAAAGAGGTTGAAGAAGAGAGGGatacattgaaatataaaatgaaggaacttggaggcaagtatgattcattGAAACAAAAATTGAAGGAAATTAAGGAAGAGAGGGACTGTGCAAAAGCCAAATTCAACAGGCTTGTCGTTGTTGTTCTATGTTTTTTACTTGCAAAAATTATCGTTGGGTAG